A single Methylobacterium sp. 17Sr1-1 DNA region contains:
- a CDS encoding glucan biosynthesis protein D gives MIDRRTLLAGAALLLGSGPAVLSAELPLGTPEPFSFDSLKARARDLAARPYTPPAIPDRDVLQAIDYDAHGKLKYKPDHALWADGPSAFPVTFFHLGRYFQKPVRMHVVEGGKAREIIYDPAAFEMPADSPARRLPPNPGFAGFRFQERRGGPLDWRRNDWVAFLGASYFRAIGELYQYGLSARGLALDTVMPDRPEEFPDFTHVWFETPAPESDTVTVLALLDGPSAAGAYRFRMRRTKSVVMDIEASLHLRKDVGRFGLAPLTSMYWFSETAKPTATDWRPEVHDSDGLALWTGAGERIWRPLRNPPRTMVSAFSDERPRGFGLMQRDRLFDHYQDGVYYDRRPSLWVEPLGDWGRGSVQLVENATDDEIHDNVVAMWVPAEPARAGSSHDLAYRLHWVADEPYPSNLARVVATREGNGGQAGTDRPKGVRKFVVEFLGEPLGRLPAGVKPEAVLTASRGTFPLARTEAVPDDVPGHWRAEFDLAVTGPEPVELRLFLRRGDETLSETWTYQYIPAA, from the coding sequence GCCGGCGATCCCCGACCGCGACGTCCTGCAGGCGATCGACTACGACGCCCACGGCAAGCTGAAGTACAAGCCCGACCACGCTCTGTGGGCCGACGGCCCGAGCGCCTTCCCGGTCACGTTCTTCCATCTCGGCCGCTACTTCCAGAAGCCGGTGCGGATGCACGTGGTCGAGGGGGGTAAGGCGCGCGAGATCATCTACGACCCGGCCGCCTTCGAGATGCCGGCGGATTCGCCAGCCCGGCGCCTCCCGCCGAATCCGGGCTTCGCGGGCTTCCGCTTCCAGGAGCGCCGCGGCGGCCCTCTCGACTGGCGCCGCAACGACTGGGTCGCGTTCCTGGGCGCCTCGTATTTCCGCGCGATCGGCGAGCTCTACCAGTACGGCCTGTCGGCCCGGGGGCTCGCCCTCGACACCGTGATGCCGGACCGCCCCGAGGAATTCCCGGACTTCACCCATGTGTGGTTCGAGACCCCGGCGCCGGAGTCCGACACCGTCACGGTGCTGGCCCTCCTTGACGGCCCCTCGGCCGCCGGCGCCTACCGGTTCCGCATGCGCCGCACCAAGTCGGTGGTGATGGACATCGAGGCGAGCCTGCACCTGCGCAAGGATGTCGGCCGCTTCGGTCTGGCGCCGCTGACCTCGATGTACTGGTTCTCCGAGACCGCCAAGCCCACGGCGACCGACTGGCGCCCGGAGGTGCACGATTCGGACGGACTCGCGCTGTGGACCGGCGCCGGCGAGCGGATCTGGCGCCCCTTGCGCAACCCGCCCCGCACCATGGTCTCGGCCTTCTCCGACGAGCGCCCGCGCGGCTTCGGCCTGATGCAGCGCGACCGCCTGTTCGACCACTACCAGGACGGCGTCTACTACGACCGCCGGCCCTCGCTCTGGGTCGAGCCGCTCGGCGACTGGGGCCGGGGCAGCGTGCAGCTGGTCGAGAACGCCACCGACGACGAGATCCACGACAACGTCGTGGCGATGTGGGTGCCGGCGGAACCCGCCCGCGCCGGCTCCTCGCACGACCTCGCCTACCGCCTGCACTGGGTCGCGGACGAGCCCTATCCGAGCAACCTCGCCCGCGTGGTCGCCACCCGCGAGGGCAATGGCGGGCAGGCCGGCACCGACCGGCCGAAGGGCGTGCGCAAGTTCGTGGTCGAGTTCCTGGGCGAGCCCCTGGGGCGCCTGCCGGCCGGGGTGAAGCCGGAAGCCGTGCTGACGGCCTCCCGCGGCACCTTCCCGCTCGCCCGCACCGAGGCGGTGCCGGACGACGTGCCGGGCCACTGGCGGGCCGAGTTCGACCTCGCGGTGACCGGGCCGGAGCCGGTGGAGCTGCGGCTGTTCCTGCGCCGGGGCGACGAGACGCTGAGCGAGACCTGGACGTATCAGTACATTCCGGCGGCCTAG
- a CDS encoding alpha-amylase family glycosyl hydrolase, with protein MTDDPKPATLLAGELWWKAGVVYQVYPRSFQDTDGDGVGDLVGVTSRLDYLAWLGVDAVWLSPVCRSPMADYGYDVSDYCDIDPLFGTLADFDALVAEAHRRRLRVIMDFVPNHTSEEHPWFREARSSRDNPKRDWYIWRDPGPDGGPPNNWISNFGGPAWTLDPATGQYYYHAFLREQPDLNWRNPQVRAAMMDVLRFWLDRGVDGFRVDVIWHLMKDEGLRDNPVNPDYVAGEPEINTLLQLHSADQPEVMQVIAEMRAVLEEYEARVLIGEIYLPLERLVAYYGVDLSGAHLPFNFQLIQTPWHAQAVARLIAEYEAALPDGGWPNWVLGNHDQPRIAARVGDAQARVAAVLLLTLRGTPTLYYGDEIGLGRVPIPPERVRDPWEHNEPGRGRDPERTPMQWAPGPQAGFSTVEPWLPLDPQAQTRNVEVLRDDPASILTLHRRLIALRREYPALSVGAYRAVSVSDDVLVYERLHGDEVIRVALNFGHEACKIPVPAEAAWEVLLSSAGGRRGEGHDEGHFALAGDEALVLIRHAPAANG; from the coding sequence ATGACCGACGACCCGAAGCCCGCCACCCTCCTGGCGGGCGAGCTGTGGTGGAAGGCGGGGGTCGTCTATCAGGTCTATCCGCGCTCGTTCCAGGACACCGACGGCGACGGCGTCGGCGACCTCGTGGGCGTGACCTCCCGGCTCGATTACCTGGCCTGGCTCGGGGTCGACGCCGTGTGGCTGTCGCCGGTCTGCCGCTCGCCGATGGCCGATTACGGCTACGACGTCTCGGATTACTGTGACATCGACCCGCTCTTCGGCACGCTGGCCGATTTCGACGCGCTCGTGGCCGAGGCGCATCGCCGGCGCCTGCGCGTCATCATGGATTTCGTGCCGAACCACACCTCGGAGGAGCATCCCTGGTTCCGCGAGGCGCGGTCCTCGCGCGACAATCCGAAACGCGACTGGTACATCTGGCGCGATCCCGGCCCCGACGGCGGGCCGCCGAACAACTGGATCAGCAATTTCGGCGGTCCGGCCTGGACGCTCGATCCGGCGACCGGCCAGTACTACTACCACGCCTTCCTGCGCGAGCAGCCGGACCTGAACTGGCGCAACCCGCAGGTGCGCGCCGCGATGATGGACGTGCTGCGCTTCTGGCTCGACCGCGGCGTCGACGGGTTCCGGGTCGACGTGATCTGGCACCTGATGAAGGACGAGGGACTTCGCGACAACCCGGTCAACCCGGATTACGTGGCCGGCGAGCCCGAGATCAACACCCTGCTTCAGCTCCATTCCGCCGACCAGCCCGAGGTGATGCAGGTCATCGCCGAGATGCGGGCGGTGCTGGAGGAGTACGAGGCGCGGGTGTTGATCGGCGAGATCTACCTGCCGCTGGAGCGGCTGGTGGCCTATTACGGCGTCGATCTGTCGGGCGCGCATCTCCCGTTCAACTTCCAGCTGATCCAGACGCCGTGGCACGCGCAAGCCGTCGCGCGGCTGATCGCCGAGTACGAGGCGGCCCTGCCGGACGGCGGGTGGCCGAACTGGGTGCTCGGCAACCACGACCAGCCGCGCATCGCCGCCCGGGTCGGCGACGCGCAAGCCCGGGTGGCGGCGGTCCTGCTCCTCACCCTGCGCGGCACGCCGACGCTCTATTACGGCGACGAGATCGGCCTCGGCCGGGTGCCGATCCCGCCGGAGCGCGTCCGCGACCCGTGGGAGCACAACGAGCCCGGCCGCGGCCGCGACCCGGAGCGCACGCCGATGCAATGGGCGCCGGGGCCGCAGGCCGGCTTCTCCACCGTCGAGCCCTGGCTGCCCCTCGATCCTCAGGCCCAGACCCGCAACGTCGAGGTGCTGCGCGACGATCCCGCCTCGATCCTGACCCTGCACCGGCGCCTGATCGCGCTCCGGCGCGAATACCCGGCGCTGAGCGTCGGCGCCTACCGGGCGGTCTCGGTCTCCGACGACGTTCTCGTCTACGAGCGCCTGCACGGGGACGAGGTGATCCGCGTCGCCCTCAATTTCGGGCACGAGGCTTGCAAGATCCCGGTGCCGGCGGAGGCCGCCTGGGAGGTGCTCTTGTCGAGCGCCGGCGGTCGGCGCGGCGAGGGGCATGACGAAGGTCATTTCGCACTTGCGGGAGACGAGGCCCTGGTGCTGATCCGGCACGCGCCGGCGGCGAACGGCTGA
- a CDS encoding glycogen/starch/alpha-glucan phosphorylase gives MLNEVLLSGRQREEAQREVQAPHEADTSRSWMPQASPAAPAGDEVTVMRTAILAKLAYALGKTPATARDRDWFVATALALRDRAVAASAISAGIVPVKRVHYLSLEFLIGRLLSDAMGNLGVAETVRAALAGLDVDLDAVAGAEPDAALGNGGLGRLAACFMESMASLAIPAYGYGIRYDHGLFRQVIEDGVQREVPETWLAEGNPWEFERAEAACEVGFGGDVAMSVQPDGTLRRVWRPAEIVRAVPYDTPVIGRGAKHVNALRLWAARAPEAIDLARFNAGDHVGAVAERARAEAISRVLYPSDGTPAGQELRLRQEFFFTSASLQDLVRRHVAERGDLRSLPDHAAIQLNDTHPAIAVPELMRLLVDLHGMSWEDAWHVTTQTLGYTNHTLMPEALETWPVELMERLLPRHMQIIYLINWMHLEEVSKHGASVAQLAEVSLIDESHGKRVRMGHLAFLGARRVNGVSALHTELMRQTVFAPLHALDTDKIVNKTNGITFRRWLHNANPGLTRLAVEAVGAKVLDDPRHLEGLAAFADDTAFQARYAAVRRERKEALARVVEDRTGITLDPEALFDVQIKRIHEYKRQLLNILETVALYQAIKAEPHRDWTPRVKLFAGKAAPSYTQAKLIIRLASDVAKRVNADPDVAGRLTVAFVPNYSVSLAESIIPAADLSEQISTAGLEASGTGNMKLALNGALTIGTLDGANIEIKDHVGPENIFIFGLDAAGVQRTQSQPGYAGRAIAASPRLRNALDLIAAGGFSPGEPGRFRPLVDELTHGDRFLLTADFDDYWRAQREVDAAWRRPRTWWRAAILNTARTAWFSSDRTMREYAEEIWRVRVG, from the coding sequence GTGCTGAACGAAGTTCTTCTATCCGGTCGCCAGCGCGAAGAGGCTCAGCGGGAGGTGCAAGCCCCACACGAGGCCGACACGTCGCGCTCCTGGATGCCGCAGGCGTCGCCCGCCGCGCCGGCGGGCGACGAGGTCACGGTGATGCGCACCGCGATCCTCGCCAAGCTCGCCTATGCACTGGGCAAGACGCCCGCCACCGCCCGCGACCGCGACTGGTTCGTGGCCACCGCGCTGGCCCTGCGCGACCGGGCGGTCGCCGCGAGCGCGATCTCGGCCGGGATCGTGCCGGTGAAGCGCGTGCACTACCTCTCCCTCGAATTCCTGATCGGGCGCCTGCTCTCCGACGCGATGGGCAATCTCGGCGTCGCCGAGACCGTGCGGGCGGCGCTCGCGGGCCTCGACGTCGACCTCGACGCGGTGGCGGGCGCCGAGCCCGACGCGGCGCTCGGCAATGGCGGCCTCGGCCGTCTCGCCGCCTGTTTCATGGAGAGCATGGCGAGCCTCGCGATTCCGGCCTACGGCTACGGCATCCGCTACGATCACGGCCTGTTCCGGCAGGTGATCGAGGACGGCGTGCAGCGCGAGGTGCCGGAGACCTGGCTCGCCGAGGGCAACCCCTGGGAGTTCGAGCGCGCGGAGGCGGCCTGCGAGGTCGGCTTCGGCGGCGACGTGGCGATGAGCGTCCAGCCCGACGGCACGCTGCGCCGCGTCTGGCGCCCGGCCGAGATCGTGCGCGCCGTGCCCTACGATACGCCGGTGATCGGGCGGGGGGCCAAGCACGTCAACGCCCTGCGCCTGTGGGCGGCCCGCGCGCCCGAGGCGATCGACCTCGCGCGCTTCAACGCCGGCGACCATGTCGGCGCGGTGGCCGAGCGCGCCCGGGCCGAGGCGATCTCGCGGGTGCTCTACCCGAGCGACGGGACGCCGGCCGGCCAGGAATTGCGCCTGCGCCAGGAGTTCTTCTTCACCTCCGCCTCGCTCCAGGACCTGGTGCGCCGCCACGTCGCCGAGCGCGGCGACCTGCGCTCGCTGCCCGACCATGCGGCGATCCAGCTCAACGACACCCACCCGGCCATCGCCGTGCCGGAGCTGATGCGGCTCCTCGTCGACCTGCACGGGATGTCCTGGGAGGATGCCTGGCACGTCACCACCCAGACGCTCGGCTACACCAACCACACCCTGATGCCGGAGGCGCTGGAGACCTGGCCGGTGGAGCTGATGGAGCGGCTGCTGCCGCGCCACATGCAGATCATCTACCTGATCAACTGGATGCATCTCGAGGAGGTGTCGAAGCACGGCGCCTCGGTCGCGCAGCTCGCCGAGGTCTCGCTGATCGACGAGAGCCACGGCAAGCGGGTGCGGATGGGGCACCTCGCCTTCCTCGGCGCGCGCCGCGTCAACGGCGTCTCGGCGCTCCACACCGAGCTGATGCGCCAGACGGTGTTCGCGCCGCTCCACGCCCTCGACACCGACAAGATCGTCAACAAGACCAACGGCATCACCTTCCGGCGCTGGCTCCACAACGCCAATCCGGGCCTGACGCGCCTCGCCGTCGAGGCGGTCGGCGCGAAGGTGCTCGACGATCCGCGCCACCTCGAGGGCCTGGCGGCCTTCGCCGACGATACCGCCTTCCAGGCGCGCTACGCGGCGGTGCGCCGCGAGCGCAAGGAAGCGCTCGCCCGCGTCGTCGAGGACCGCACCGGCATCACCCTCGATCCGGAGGCGCTGTTCGACGTCCAGATCAAGCGCATCCACGAGTACAAGCGCCAGCTCCTCAACATCCTGGAGACGGTCGCGCTCTACCAGGCGATCAAGGCCGAGCCGCACCGCGACTGGACGCCCCGGGTCAAGCTCTTCGCCGGCAAGGCGGCGCCGAGCTACACTCAGGCCAAGCTGATCATCCGGCTCGCCAGCGACGTGGCGAAGCGCGTCAACGCCGATCCGGACGTGGCCGGCCGCCTGACCGTGGCCTTCGTGCCGAACTACTCGGTGAGCCTCGCCGAATCGATCATCCCGGCCGCCGACCTGTCGGAGCAGATCTCGACCGCCGGCCTCGAGGCGTCGGGCACCGGCAACATGAAGCTGGCGCTCAACGGCGCGCTGACCATCGGCACGCTCGATGGCGCCAATATCGAGATCAAGGACCATGTCGGCCCGGAGAACATCTTCATCTTCGGTCTCGACGCGGCGGGCGTGCAGCGCACCCAGAGCCAGCCGGGCTATGCGGGCCGGGCCATCGCGGCCTCGCCCCGCCTGCGCAACGCCCTCGACCTGATCGCCGCGGGCGGGTTCTCGCCCGGTGAGCCGGGCCGGTTCCGCCCGCTCGTCGACGAGCTGACCCACGGCGACCGTTTCCTGCTGACCGCCGATTTCGACGATTACTGGCGGGCCCAGCGCGAGGTCGACGCGGCCTGGCGCCGGCCCCGGACCTGGTGGCGCGCGGCGATCCTCAACACCGCCCGCACGGCGTGGTTCTCGTCGGACCGGACGATGCGGGAATACGCCGAGGAGATCTGGCGGGTGCGGGTGGGCTGA